In Bradyrhizobium guangxiense, the following are encoded in one genomic region:
- a CDS encoding thiamine pyrophosphate-requiring protein has product MTQTVSDFIVERLHQWGVRHIFGYPGDGINGVFGAMNRAEGRIGFVQARHEEMAAFMASAYAKFSGQLGVCIATSGPGASHLITGLYDALLDHQPVLAIVGQQARNALGGHYQQELDLLSMFKDVAGAYVMQASSPAQVRHLIDRAVRIALARRTPTVIILPNDLQEEPYESPPRAHGTLHSGIGYSAPSITPREADLDRAAEILNASKKVAMLVGAGALHATEEVIAVADRLSAGCAKALLGKAALPDELPWVTGAIGLLGTEPSYNMMMECDTLLMVGSAFPYAEFLPKEGAARGVQIDIDASMMSIRFPMEVGLVGDAAETLRALLPRLKPRSDGAWRQSIQEDVARWWKTLDDRAHQPAAPVNPQLVAWELSPRLPDRAIITSDSGSCANWFARDLKMRRGMTASLSGGLASMGAAVPYALAAKYAHPDRPVIALVGDGAMQMNNMAELITAAKYWRNWKDPRFIVCVFNNEDLNQVTWEQRIINGDPKFEASQRIPDVSYSRFAELIGLRGIFVDSPQLLGSAWEQALASEMPVVLEVKTDPEVPPLPPHITLQQAKNFSLALMKGDPNQSGMIRGAARQVLETILPGKE; this is encoded by the coding sequence ATGACCCAGACAGTCTCCGACTTCATCGTTGAGCGCCTGCATCAATGGGGCGTGCGCCACATCTTCGGCTACCCCGGCGACGGCATCAACGGCGTGTTCGGCGCAATGAACCGGGCCGAAGGCAGGATCGGGTTCGTGCAGGCACGGCACGAGGAGATGGCGGCGTTCATGGCGAGCGCCTACGCCAAGTTCTCGGGCCAGCTCGGCGTCTGCATCGCGACCTCCGGGCCCGGTGCCTCGCATCTCATCACCGGGCTGTACGATGCGCTGCTCGATCACCAGCCGGTGCTGGCCATCGTCGGCCAGCAGGCCCGCAACGCCCTCGGCGGGCACTATCAGCAGGAGCTCGACCTTCTCTCAATGTTCAAGGACGTCGCCGGTGCCTACGTCATGCAGGCGTCCTCGCCTGCACAAGTGCGGCACCTGATCGACCGTGCGGTTCGGATCGCGCTGGCGCGGCGCACTCCGACGGTGATCATCCTGCCCAACGATTTGCAGGAAGAGCCGTACGAGAGCCCGCCCCGCGCGCACGGCACATTGCACTCCGGCATCGGCTACAGCGCGCCCAGTATCACGCCGCGCGAGGCCGATCTCGATCGCGCCGCAGAGATCCTCAATGCCAGCAAGAAGGTCGCGATGCTCGTCGGCGCCGGTGCGCTTCACGCCACCGAGGAGGTGATCGCGGTCGCCGACCGGCTGTCGGCCGGCTGCGCCAAGGCGCTGCTCGGCAAGGCCGCGCTGCCGGACGAGCTGCCCTGGGTCACCGGCGCGATCGGCCTGCTCGGCACCGAGCCCAGCTACAACATGATGATGGAATGCGACACGCTGCTGATGGTCGGCTCGGCCTTCCCCTACGCCGAGTTCCTGCCAAAGGAGGGCGCCGCGCGCGGCGTGCAGATCGACATCGACGCCAGCATGATGTCGATCCGCTTTCCCATGGAGGTCGGCCTCGTGGGCGACGCCGCCGAGACGTTGCGCGCACTGTTGCCGCGACTGAAACCCAGAAGCGACGGCGCCTGGCGCCAGAGCATCCAGGAGGACGTCGCGAGATGGTGGAAGACGCTGGATGACCGTGCGCATCAGCCCGCGGCGCCGGTCAATCCGCAGCTCGTCGCCTGGGAGCTGTCCCCGCGCCTGCCGGACCGCGCCATCATCACCAGCGATTCCGGCTCTTGCGCCAACTGGTTCGCGCGCGACCTGAAGATGCGGCGCGGCATGACGGCATCGCTCTCCGGTGGCCTCGCCTCAATGGGTGCCGCGGTGCCCTATGCGCTCGCCGCGAAATACGCCCATCCTGATCGGCCGGTGATCGCCCTCGTCGGCGACGGCGCCATGCAGATGAACAACATGGCTGAACTGATCACCGCCGCGAAATACTGGCGCAACTGGAAGGATCCACGCTTCATCGTCTGCGTCTTCAACAATGAGGACCTCAACCAGGTGACGTGGGAGCAGCGCATCATCAACGGCGATCCCAAGTTCGAGGCCTCGCAGCGCATTCCCGACGTCTCCTATTCCCGCTTCGCCGAGCTCATCGGGCTGCGCGGCATCTTCGTCGACAGTCCGCAACTGCTCGGCTCGGCCTGGGAGCAGGCGCTTGCGAGCGAGATGCCCGTCGTGCTGGAGGTGAAGACCGATCCCGAAGTGCCGCCACTGCCGCCGCATATCACGCTTCAACAGGCCAAGAACTTCTCGCTCGCCCTCATGAAGGGTGACCCTAACCAAAGCGGAATGATCCGGGGAGCAGCACGGCAGGTGCTCGAGACGATCCTGCCCGGAAAGGAATGA
- a CDS encoding PRC-barrel domain-containing protein, which produces MLNQGELDRAEMGRLIGSDKVEGTSVFGADRYRIGSIERVMIDKVSGKVSYAVLGFGGFLGLGNDHYPLPWQSLKYDTELGGYVTAITAKDLQSAPRYSERSDWNWGDEAAVRGINSYYGVPFA; this is translated from the coding sequence ATGTTGAATCAAGGTGAGCTGGATCGCGCCGAGATGGGACGTCTGATCGGCAGCGACAAGGTCGAGGGAACATCGGTCTTCGGCGCCGATCGCTACCGGATCGGATCGATCGAGCGCGTGATGATCGACAAGGTCAGCGGCAAGGTGTCCTACGCCGTGCTTGGCTTCGGCGGATTTCTTGGCCTCGGCAACGACCACTATCCGTTGCCTTGGCAGTCGCTGAAATACGACACGGAGCTGGGCGGTTACGTGACGGCGATTACCGCCAAGGATCTGCAAAGCGCGCCGAGATACAGCGAACGGAGCGACTGGAACTGGGGCGATGAAGCCGCGGTTCGCGGCATCAACTCCTATTACGGCGTTCCTTTCGCATAA
- a CDS encoding DUF4142 domain-containing protein has protein sequence MKRAVIALACVLFAGPALAQSLGEKTGVNSALGVSPTTADFVKQVAISDMFEIESSKLAQQKGNAQEKSFAQQMVTDHTKTSTELKGLVGDKKIQATLPAELDSSHQSKLDKLKNANGKDFSSDYNSYQVSAHEDAVSLFERYAKGGDNAELKDWAGKTLPALKHHLDMAKELGKAPSVGQSK, from the coding sequence ATGAAACGTGCCGTCATCGCCCTCGCTTGCGTGCTCTTCGCAGGCCCTGCGCTCGCCCAATCGCTTGGCGAAAAGACCGGCGTCAATTCCGCGCTCGGCGTCTCACCGACCACCGCCGACTTCGTCAAGCAGGTCGCGATCAGCGACATGTTCGAGATCGAGTCGAGCAAGCTTGCCCAGCAGAAGGGTAACGCGCAGGAGAAGAGCTTCGCTCAGCAGATGGTCACCGACCACACCAAGACCAGCACCGAGCTCAAGGGCTTGGTCGGCGACAAGAAAATCCAGGCAACGCTTCCGGCAGAGCTCGACAGCTCGCACCAGAGCAAGCTTGACAAGCTCAAGAATGCGAACGGTAAGGATTTCAGCTCGGATTACAATTCCTATCAGGTGAGCGCCCATGAGGATGCCGTCTCGCTGTTCGAGCGTTACGCCAAGGGCGGCGACAATGCCGAACTCAAGGATTGGGCCGGCAAGACGCTGCCCGCCCTGAAGCATCATCTCGACATGGCCAAGGAGCTCGGCAAGGCGCCGAGCGTCGGCCAGTCGAAGTAA
- a CDS encoding SDR family oxidoreductase, with protein sequence MTNHSRTSLSRRHVVHAAGASLAAASLASSAQGNTSMADHALIDPVSRYPKPPFKKQPQPWPGLAGKMEPRPDHGETSYKGSGRLAGRKALITGGDSGMGRAAAIAYAREGADVAINYLPMEEPDAQEVVALIKNEGRSGLAIPGDLKDEGFCKQLVEQAVQGLGGLDVVVCNAARQQTRASILDVSSEDFDATMKTNIYAPFWIIKAALPHLKPGSCIIGTTSEQAYDPSPDLYDYAQTKAATMNYVKSLAKQLAARGIRVNGVAPGPIWTPLQVSGGATMDKLEKFGGMTPLGRPGQPVELASIYVQLAAADASYATGQVYGAAGGSGQP encoded by the coding sequence ATGACGAATCACAGCAGAACCTCACTGTCGCGCCGCCATGTCGTGCACGCCGCAGGCGCATCGCTCGCTGCGGCCTCGCTGGCGTCCTCAGCGCAAGGAAACACGTCCATGGCCGACCATGCTTTGATCGATCCCGTCAGCCGCTATCCGAAGCCGCCGTTCAAGAAACAGCCGCAGCCCTGGCCGGGCCTTGCTGGCAAGATGGAGCCGCGACCGGATCACGGCGAGACCAGCTACAAGGGCTCGGGCCGGCTCGCCGGCCGCAAGGCATTGATCACGGGCGGCGATTCCGGCATGGGCCGGGCCGCCGCGATCGCCTATGCGCGCGAGGGCGCCGACGTCGCCATCAACTATCTGCCTATGGAAGAGCCCGATGCGCAGGAGGTGGTCGCGCTGATCAAGAATGAAGGGCGGAGCGGTCTTGCGATCCCGGGCGACCTCAAGGACGAAGGCTTCTGCAAGCAGCTGGTCGAGCAGGCCGTACAAGGCCTCGGCGGCCTCGACGTCGTCGTTTGCAACGCCGCACGACAGCAGACACGCGCCTCCATCCTCGATGTCTCGTCGGAGGATTTCGACGCGACCATGAAGACGAACATCTACGCACCGTTCTGGATCATCAAGGCGGCCCTGCCGCATCTCAAGCCCGGCTCCTGCATCATCGGCACCACCTCCGAGCAAGCTTACGATCCCTCGCCGGATCTCTACGACTATGCGCAGACCAAGGCCGCGACGATGAACTATGTGAAGTCGCTGGCCAAGCAGCTCGCCGCGAGGGGCATCCGTGTCAATGGCGTGGCGCCAGGACCGATCTGGACGCCGCTTCAGGTCTCCGGCGGCGCCACGATGGACAAGCTCGAAAAATTCGGCGGCATGACACCGCTCGGCCGTCCCGGCCAGCCCGTCGAACTTGCCTCGATCTACGTGCAGCTTGCCGCCGCCGACGCCAGCTATGCAACTGGCCAAGTGTATGGCGCCGCGGGCGGATCCGGCCAGCCTTAG
- a CDS encoding NAD(P)H-dependent flavin oxidoreductase: protein MKTAITELFGIEHPIIQGGMHFVGFAELAAAVSNAGGLGIITGLTQKTPELLAKEIARCRDMTDKPFGVNLTFLPTFSAPPYPEYIAAIVEGGIKAVETAGRSPEAYMPALKAAGIKVIHKCTSVRHSLKAERIGCDAVSVDGFECGGHPGEDDIPNMILLPRAAEELKIPFVASGGMADGRSLVAALSLGAAGMNMGTRFIATKEAPVHQNVKNALVAATELDTRLIMRSLRNTERVLKNANVDRLLEIEHEKGDKLTIDDIHDQVAGVYPKIMLEGQMDAGAWSCGMVAGLIHDIPSCKELIDRIMTEAETIIRSRLMGFLDGTGATRKVA, encoded by the coding sequence GTGAAGACCGCGATCACCGAGCTGTTCGGCATCGAGCACCCCATCATCCAGGGCGGCATGCATTTCGTCGGCTTTGCCGAGCTGGCCGCTGCCGTCTCCAATGCCGGCGGGCTCGGCATCATCACCGGCCTCACCCAGAAGACGCCGGAGCTGCTCGCCAAGGAGATCGCACGCTGCCGCGACATGACCGACAAGCCCTTCGGCGTGAACCTCACCTTCCTGCCGACCTTCTCCGCGCCGCCTTATCCAGAATATATCGCCGCCATCGTCGAGGGCGGCATCAAGGCGGTGGAGACCGCAGGCCGCAGCCCGGAAGCCTACATGCCGGCGCTGAAGGCCGCCGGCATCAAGGTGATCCACAAATGCACCTCGGTGCGCCACTCGCTGAAGGCCGAACGCATCGGCTGCGACGCCGTCAGCGTCGACGGCTTTGAGTGCGGTGGTCATCCCGGCGAGGACGACATTCCCAACATGATCCTGCTGCCGCGCGCGGCCGAGGAGCTGAAGATCCCGTTCGTCGCCTCTGGCGGCATGGCCGATGGGCGCAGCCTCGTCGCAGCATTGTCGCTGGGGGCGGCCGGCATGAACATGGGCACGCGCTTCATCGCCACCAAGGAAGCACCTGTGCATCAGAACGTGAAGAACGCGCTGGTCGCGGCGACCGAGCTCGACACCCGCCTGATCATGCGCAGCTTGCGCAACACCGAGCGCGTGCTGAAGAACGCCAATGTCGACCGTCTGCTCGAGATCGAGCACGAGAAGGGTGACAAGCTGACGATCGACGACATCCACGATCAGGTCGCGGGCGTCTATCCCAAGATCATGCTGGAGGGGCAGATGGATGCCGGAGCCTGGAGCTGCGGCATGGTCGCAGGGCTGATCCACGACATCCCCTCCTGCAAGGAACTCATCGATCGCATCATGACTGAAGCGGAAACCATCATCCGCAGCCGCCTGATGGGGTTCCTGGATGGGACGGGGGCGACGCGAAAGGTCGCCTGA
- a CDS encoding winged helix-turn-helix transcriptional regulator produces the protein MKWDTLEEETCSLSRTVAVVGDRWTLLILRECFLRVRRFEGFQSSLQITRHLLSERLKKLVRFGILRRVPYSEAPKRYEYILTQKGLDLYPIIMAMVHWGDTHMGDERGRPLLHQHKSCGKLFDPVMVCSECGEVLHAKQVHVHAGPGGKEAVG, from the coding sequence ATGAAATGGGATACGCTGGAAGAGGAGACCTGCTCGCTCTCCCGGACCGTTGCCGTGGTCGGCGATCGCTGGACGTTGCTGATCCTGCGCGAATGTTTTCTGCGGGTCCGCCGGTTCGAGGGATTCCAGTCTTCGTTGCAGATCACGCGGCACCTGCTCTCGGAGCGGCTGAAGAAGCTGGTCCGGTTCGGCATCCTGCGTCGCGTCCCCTATTCCGAGGCGCCGAAGCGCTACGAGTACATCCTCACGCAAAAGGGCCTCGACCTCTATCCGATCATCATGGCGATGGTGCATTGGGGCGACACCCACATGGGCGACGAGCGCGGCCGCCCGCTGCTGCATCAGCACAAGAGCTGCGGCAAGCTGTTCGACCCCGTCATGGTGTGCTCGGAATGCGGCGAGGTGCTGCATGCCAAACAGGTGCATGTGCATGCCGGGCCGGGGGGCAAGGAAGCGGTGGGGTGA
- a CDS encoding SDR family oxidoreductase, giving the protein MPKRNATAAVIGAGDFIGSEIAKKFAAEGFTVFAGRRNGDKLAPLVRDIETSGGEIHARSLDARKEDEVISFLNDADKHAPLEVCIFNVGANVNFPILDTTERVFRKVWEMACYSGFLAGREAARLMLPRGSGNIFFTGATASLRGGSGFAAFASAKFGLRAVAQAMARELGPKNIHVAHLIIDSGVDTEWVRQRRLEALGPSALDNPDLLMPPSSVADAYWQLYRQPKSAWTFEMEIRPFGEKW; this is encoded by the coding sequence TTGCCCAAGCGAAATGCGACAGCTGCCGTGATCGGGGCCGGCGACTTCATCGGCTCCGAGATCGCCAAGAAATTCGCGGCGGAGGGGTTCACGGTCTTCGCAGGCCGCCGCAATGGCGACAAGCTGGCGCCGCTGGTGCGCGACATCGAGACCTCAGGCGGCGAGATCCACGCCCGCTCGCTCGACGCGCGGAAGGAAGACGAGGTCATCTCCTTCCTCAACGACGCCGACAAACATGCTCCTCTTGAAGTCTGCATCTTCAACGTCGGTGCCAACGTCAATTTTCCGATCCTCGACACCACCGAGCGCGTGTTTCGCAAAGTCTGGGAGATGGCCTGCTATTCCGGCTTCCTTGCGGGCCGCGAGGCGGCGCGGCTGATGCTGCCGCGCGGCAGCGGCAACATCTTCTTCACGGGTGCGACCGCAAGCTTGCGCGGCGGCAGCGGCTTTGCCGCCTTTGCCAGCGCCAAGTTCGGCCTGCGAGCGGTGGCGCAGGCGATGGCGCGCGAGCTCGGCCCGAAGAACATCCATGTCGCCCATCTCATCATCGATTCCGGCGTCGACACCGAATGGGTGCGGCAGCGGCGGCTGGAGGCGCTCGGGCCGAGTGCGCTGGATAATCCCGATCTCTTGATGCCGCCCTCTTCGGTCGCGGACGCCTATTGGCAGCTCTACCGGCAGCCGAAGAGCGCCTGGACGTTCGAGATGGAGATCCGCCCGTTCGGAGAGAAATGGTGA
- a CDS encoding HlyD family secretion protein: MDAQIREHGPSAEQPQRAKQAPNAPPDPTRSADGQSPRPSSAGERLREHWLLATAGAVVLIAALVGGLLYWLQVRHYEATDDAFVAARSFSVASKVGGYVTDIPVTDNQHVNSGDLLAKIDERDYRIAIDQADAQVASAKANIANVEAQIDSQHEQIKQAEAQLEQAQAQLQFSQEEFTRAQDLVEKGAGTVQRQQQTRSDLQAQQANTERARTAVTSAQLGIKTLQAQLEGARAQLGQAQAQLDQAKLNLQYTSVAAAQSGRVVKLSGAKGTFVTAGQSLMMFVPDEVWIVANYKETQLGDMRPGQPVEIRIDAYPGRKLTGHVDSMQPGSGTAFSLLPAENATGNYVKVVQRVPVKIVVDSWPSDLPVGPGMSVVPWTRVR; the protein is encoded by the coding sequence GTGGATGCTCAGATACGGGAGCATGGGCCGTCCGCGGAGCAGCCGCAGAGGGCGAAGCAGGCTCCAAACGCGCCGCCTGATCCGACCCGCAGCGCCGACGGCCAGTCGCCCAGACCGTCGTCGGCGGGAGAGCGGCTTCGTGAGCATTGGCTGCTTGCAACCGCAGGTGCCGTCGTTTTGATTGCCGCGCTCGTCGGCGGCCTGCTCTATTGGCTGCAGGTCCGTCACTACGAAGCGACCGACGATGCGTTCGTCGCAGCGCGAAGCTTCTCGGTCGCTTCGAAGGTCGGCGGCTACGTGACCGACATTCCCGTCACCGACAACCAGCACGTCAATTCCGGCGATCTCCTCGCCAAGATCGACGAGCGCGATTATCGCATCGCCATCGATCAGGCCGACGCGCAGGTGGCCAGCGCCAAGGCGAACATTGCCAATGTCGAGGCGCAGATCGATTCGCAGCATGAGCAGATCAAGCAGGCCGAGGCTCAGCTCGAACAGGCCCAGGCCCAGCTTCAATTTTCGCAGGAGGAATTCACGCGCGCCCAGGATCTGGTCGAGAAGGGCGCCGGCACCGTGCAGCGCCAGCAGCAGACCCGCTCGGACCTTCAGGCGCAGCAGGCCAACACCGAACGCGCCAGGACGGCGGTGACATCGGCGCAGCTCGGCATCAAGACGCTGCAGGCCCAGCTCGAAGGCGCCCGGGCGCAGCTCGGGCAGGCGCAGGCGCAGCTCGATCAGGCCAAGCTGAACCTGCAATACACCAGCGTCGCCGCCGCCCAGTCGGGCCGCGTCGTCAAGCTCTCTGGCGCCAAGGGCACGTTCGTCACGGCGGGACAGAGCCTGATGATGTTCGTGCCCGACGAGGTCTGGATCGTCGCGAACTACAAGGAGACGCAGCTGGGCGACATGCGTCCGGGCCAGCCGGTCGAGATCCGCATCGATGCCTATCCCGGCCGCAAGCTCACCGGCCACGTCGATTCGATGCAGCCGGGCTCCGGCACCGCCTTCAGTCTGCTGCCGGCGGAGAACGCGACCGGCAACTACGTCAAGGTGGTGCAGCGCGTGCCGGTGAAGATCGTGGTCGACAGCTGGCCGTCCGACCTGCCGGTTGGCCCAGGCATGTCGGTCGTGCCCTGGACCAGGGTGAGATGA
- a CDS encoding DHA2 family efflux MFS transporter permease subunit has translation MTDTAQGGASAGGWSPERSAAGGHNPYLIAFVVSIATFMEVLDTTIANVALRHIAGSLAVGIDESTYVITSYLVANAIVLSISGWLSTVIGRKRFYMMCVATFTFASLLCGFAWNLQSLVLFRILQGLGGGGMATSEQAILADSFPPHKRGQAFAIYGVAVVVAPVIGPTLGGWITDTYTWHWVFLINVPMGLLSLFLVGTLVKEPSDAEKEREKLLSKGLRVDYIGFLLVAIGLGSLEFVLDEGQRNDWFGSNMILVFALLAAVCLLALIPWELTREDPIVDLRLLGRRQFAACFLVMLATGAVLISTTQLLPQLLQTELNYTAMLAGLALSPGGVATLVLMPVVGRLVATVQPKYLIMFGAAIVALSMWHLTGLTGDITYGYAALSRIFLALGLPFLFLPVTTASYDGVPPDKTNQASALINVARNIGGSMGVALAQTVLAQRQQFHQSRLVEHAAPSDLGYQQTVDTMTRYFQAQGSNASDAASQAVAWVGRTLQQQVDLLAYIDVFWTLAIIAVLMIPTAAVLRPIKLGGPARGH, from the coding sequence ATGACGGACACAGCGCAAGGCGGCGCGTCCGCGGGCGGCTGGTCGCCGGAGCGCTCGGCGGCCGGCGGGCACAATCCCTATTTGATCGCCTTCGTGGTCTCGATCGCGACCTTCATGGAGGTGCTCGACACCACCATCGCCAACGTCGCACTACGTCACATCGCAGGCAGCCTCGCGGTCGGCATCGACGAGAGCACCTACGTCATCACCAGCTATCTCGTTGCCAACGCCATCGTGCTGTCGATCTCGGGCTGGCTCTCGACCGTGATCGGCCGCAAGCGCTTCTACATGATGTGCGTCGCGACCTTCACATTTGCCTCGCTGCTGTGTGGCTTCGCGTGGAATCTGCAATCGCTGGTGCTGTTCCGCATTCTTCAAGGTCTCGGCGGCGGCGGCATGGCCACCAGCGAGCAGGCGATCCTCGCCGACTCGTTCCCGCCGCATAAGCGCGGCCAGGCTTTCGCCATCTACGGCGTCGCCGTCGTGGTCGCGCCGGTGATCGGACCGACGCTCGGCGGCTGGATCACCGACACCTACACCTGGCACTGGGTGTTCCTGATCAACGTGCCGATGGGCCTGCTGTCGCTGTTCCTGGTCGGCACGCTGGTCAAAGAGCCTTCGGATGCGGAGAAGGAGCGGGAGAAGCTGCTCAGCAAGGGCCTGCGCGTCGACTATATAGGATTCCTGCTCGTTGCGATCGGACTCGGGTCGCTGGAATTCGTGCTCGATGAAGGCCAGCGCAACGACTGGTTCGGCTCGAACATGATCCTCGTCTTCGCGCTGCTGGCCGCGGTCTGCCTGCTCGCGCTGATCCCGTGGGAGCTGACGCGGGAGGATCCCATCGTCGATTTGCGCCTGCTCGGCCGCCGCCAGTTCGCCGCCTGCTTCCTGGTAATGCTGGCCACCGGGGCCGTGCTGATCTCGACCACGCAGCTCTTGCCGCAGCTGCTCCAGACCGAGTTGAACTACACTGCCATGCTGGCCGGCCTCGCGCTGTCGCCGGGCGGCGTCGCGACCCTCGTGCTGATGCCCGTGGTCGGCCGCCTCGTCGCTACGGTGCAGCCGAAATATCTCATCATGTTCGGCGCGGCGATCGTCGCGCTCTCGATGTGGCATCTCACCGGGCTTACCGGCGACATCACCTATGGCTATGCGGCGCTGTCGCGCATCTTCCTCGCGCTCGGTCTGCCGTTCCTGTTCCTGCCTGTCACGACCGCGTCTTACGACGGCGTTCCGCCGGACAAGACCAATCAGGCCTCCGCGCTGATCAATGTCGCCCGCAATATCGGGGGATCCATGGGTGTTGCGCTGGCACAGACGGTGTTGGCGCAGCGCCAACAATTCCACCAGAGCCGCCTGGTCGAGCACGCCGCGCCCTCCGATCTCGGTTATCAGCAGACCGTCGACACCATGACGCGCTACTTTCAGGCGCAAGGCTCCAATGCGAGCGATGCAGCGTCACAGGCCGTCGCGTGGGTCGGTCGCACCTTGCAGCAGCAGGTCGATTTGCTCGCCTATATCGACGTGTTCTGGACGCTGGCGATCATAGCGGTGCTGATGATTCCCACGGCGGCCGTGCTGCGGCCGATCAAGCTGGGTGGGCCGGCGCGGGGGCATTGA